The following coding sequences are from one Leptolyngbya sp. NIES-3755 window:
- a CDS encoding putative CheW protein (similar to AA sequence:cyanobase_aa:Npun_R0246), producing MVTIEEISDCWNQIGAEGDRSCDQLKQMTHCHNCPVFAKSGSLLLEREVPSEYIQEWTNTIAERGSALSLRSTEEMLSLILFRLGNEQFAISVRSLQEVIRLARIHTLPHRSNSLFLGLTSIRGEILLCASLREFLNLEPAASSGREQMLVVGTTQRKWVFPVDEVYGIHRYPLREIQDPPVVLLKTNSAYTQGIVNWNDQKVNYLNAELLIDTLDRRLL from the coding sequence ATGGTCACGATCGAAGAAATCAGCGATTGTTGGAATCAGATCGGCGCAGAAGGCGATCGCAGTTGTGATCAGCTTAAACAGATGACGCATTGCCATAATTGCCCAGTGTTTGCGAAATCTGGAAGCTTGTTATTAGAGCGAGAAGTTCCGAGTGAGTATATTCAGGAATGGACGAACACGATCGCAGAACGTGGATCAGCCCTGAGTTTGCGATCGACTGAGGAAATGCTTTCACTGATTCTGTTCCGGTTGGGAAATGAACAGTTCGCAATTTCAGTACGATCGCTACAAGAAGTGATTCGTCTAGCTCGAATTCATACTCTGCCCCATCGCAGCAATTCTCTATTTTTAGGTCTGACTAGCATTCGAGGCGAAATCTTACTTTGTGCATCTCTCAGAGAGTTTCTGAACTTAGAGCCTGCTGCATCATCAGGACGCGAACAAATGCTAGTCGTGGGAACAACTCAGCGTAAATGGGTGTTTCCAGTCGATGAAGTGTATGGAATTCACCGCTATCCCTTACGAGAGATTCAAGATCCGCCTGTTGTTCTGCTCAAAACAAATTCAGCTTATACACAAGGGATTGTTAACTGGAACGATCAGAAAGTGAACTATCTGAATGCAGAATTGCTCATTGACACGCTTGATCGGAGATTGCTATGA
- a CDS encoding 6-phosphogluconolactonase (similar to AA sequence:cyanobase_aa:LBDG_34910), with the protein MNPHIEILSDLPALVDRALELVLEKLHSAIASRNIATIALAGGSTPKPLYEKLAQQDFPWDKLHIFWGDERYVPADHPDSNQRMARLAWLDRVPIPAENIHPMPTEEADPTIAAQKHEAELQSFFHSKPGEFPAFDVILLGIGDDAHTASLFPNTEALKIRARLITVGNKDGNPRITFTAPLINAARSVIFMVAGANKYNALTQIFADEADETTYPARLIKPQGELWWLLEQSTNFTK; encoded by the coding sequence ATGAATCCACACATTGAAATTCTCTCTGACTTGCCTGCACTGGTCGATCGTGCTCTTGAACTCGTACTTGAAAAACTCCATAGCGCGATCGCATCTCGCAACATTGCGACGATCGCTCTAGCAGGCGGTAGCACTCCAAAACCGCTCTACGAAAAACTCGCACAGCAAGATTTTCCCTGGGATAAACTCCACATTTTCTGGGGCGATGAACGGTATGTGCCAGCAGATCATCCCGATAGTAATCAGCGAATGGCGCGGTTAGCCTGGCTCGATCGAGTTCCGATCCCCGCTGAGAATATTCATCCGATGCCAACCGAAGAAGCAGATCCCACGATCGCAGCCCAGAAACACGAAGCTGAATTGCAATCTTTCTTTCACTCAAAGCCTGGAGAATTTCCTGCATTTGATGTGATTTTGCTTGGAATTGGTGATGATGCTCATACTGCGTCGTTATTTCCAAATACGGAAGCTTTGAAAATTCGCGCTCGCTTAATCACAGTCGGAAACAAAGACGGAAATCCTCGAATTACTTTTACTGCGCCTTTGATTAACGCTGCTCGCAGTGTCATTTTCATGGTCGCAGGTGCAAATAAATACAACGCCCTAACGCAGATTTTTGCAGACGAAGCCGACGAAACAACCTACCCAGCGAGACTAATCAAACCGCAAGGCGAACTCTGGTGGTTGCTCGAACAATCTACAAATTTTACTAAATAA
- a CDS encoding methyl-accepting chemotaxis sensory transducer (similar to AA sequence:cyanobase_aa:LBDG_19920) — translation MLNRITNRILLGYSIPLIFLIILSAIVYRSTTRTFQLQAQAQQAERNIRQTNELVEGINRMIGAGRGYYIFPGQQDFIKTYSAGLRQANEKAQQLQSTNNPIVRNATGELSQLVEQYDDVFQSAFRSINQRNLAQARAELAKPRIVDVLERRDRVVSELQNELNQINQSVAESQGFLLRLIVIGTTLTVISTIIVGLLNTLPLKRQLPKVVNAAEAIADGNLTHSLGETKDKTEVGQLLAAFQNMIKSLNGLISQAQRSGIQISTSTTQIAAAGKQLEATVNEQFASMNEVNATARQIAMTAGNLARSMDEVVKTAQETTHAATDSQTNLDKIQSAMQRLGYATNSISSKLKVMDEKANNINTVVTTITKVADQTNLLSLNAAIEAEKAGEYGAGFAVVAREIRRLADQAAVATLEIEQMVKEMQSSVSTGVIEVDKFRGEVKQYVDEVGNVSQQIESFIGDVQGLTPRFVTVSQSMDEQYRGAEQISTAIAQLRDASQQTVQSIQETNYALTQLDDATRGLQREISQFKV, via the coding sequence ATGCTAAACAGAATCACAAATCGAATTTTACTCGGTTATTCTATTCCGCTAATCTTTCTGATTATCCTGAGCGCGATCGTCTATCGATCAACAACCCGCACGTTTCAACTCCAAGCCCAAGCCCAACAAGCTGAGCGAAATATCCGACAGACTAACGAACTTGTTGAAGGCATCAATCGGATGATTGGCGCGGGTCGGGGTTACTATATCTTTCCAGGGCAGCAGGACTTTATCAAAACTTACAGTGCGGGACTGCGACAAGCAAACGAGAAGGCTCAGCAGTTACAATCGACCAATAATCCGATTGTTCGCAATGCAACAGGTGAACTTTCGCAGTTAGTTGAACAGTATGATGATGTGTTTCAAAGTGCGTTTCGATCGATTAACCAGCGTAACTTGGCGCAAGCCAGAGCAGAACTCGCAAAGCCTAGAATTGTCGATGTGTTGGAACGACGCGATCGGGTGGTGAGTGAGCTTCAGAACGAACTCAATCAGATCAATCAATCGGTTGCTGAATCTCAAGGATTTTTGCTGAGATTGATTGTGATTGGAACGACGCTGACTGTGATTTCAACGATCATCGTTGGACTGTTGAATACTTTGCCTCTGAAGCGTCAACTGCCTAAAGTGGTGAATGCAGCGGAAGCGATCGCAGATGGCAATCTAACTCATTCGCTGGGTGAAACGAAAGATAAAACTGAGGTGGGTCAATTGCTGGCTGCATTTCAGAACATGATCAAAAGCTTGAATGGTTTGATTTCTCAGGCTCAGCGATCGGGCATTCAAATCAGTACTTCAACCACACAGATCGCGGCGGCTGGCAAACAATTAGAAGCAACAGTTAACGAGCAATTTGCCTCAATGAATGAAGTGAATGCGACAGCACGACAGATTGCAATGACAGCAGGGAACTTAGCACGATCGATGGATGAGGTGGTGAAAACAGCCCAAGAAACAACTCATGCAGCGACAGATAGTCAGACGAACTTAGATAAGATTCAGTCTGCGATGCAAAGACTTGGATATGCGACGAATTCGATCTCATCTAAGTTGAAAGTGATGGATGAGAAAGCGAACAATATCAATACTGTTGTCACTACCATTACGAAGGTGGCGGATCAAACGAATTTACTATCTCTGAATGCTGCGATCGAGGCAGAAAAAGCGGGAGAATATGGTGCTGGATTCGCTGTGGTTGCCCGTGAGATTCGACGTTTAGCCGATCAAGCCGCAGTTGCGACTCTGGAAATCGAACAGATGGTAAAAGAAATGCAATCCTCGGTTTCAACAGGTGTAATTGAAGTTGATAAATTTCGTGGGGAAGTGAAGCAATATGTGGATGAAGTTGGCAATGTGAGTCAGCAGATTGAAAGCTTTATCGGTGATGTGCAAGGACTGACACCCAGATTTGTTACCGTCAGTCAAAGCATGGATGAGCAATATCGAGGAGCCGAGCAGATTAGTACTGCGATCGCTCAATTGCGAGATGCGTCTCAACAAACTGTACAGTCGATTCAGGAAACGAACTATGCACTGACTCAATTAGACGATGCGACACGGGGCTTGCAGCGTGAAATTTCACAATTCAAGGTGTAA
- a CDS encoding exopolysaccharide synthesis exoD (similar to AA sequence:cyanobase_aa:LBDG_47330): MTEQDKPRSVPQLHTSELLQNLLQQHSGETIRLGELIQSLGSRAFGPTLLLCALPEALPLPIAGVSAIIGTPLFIFSVQLLLGYPSPQLPKWLSNKTFRRKDFEKAVRQILRYLHRFEKIIRPRWQFATTPIVERWLGLLFVVLAVVIMLPIPFGNFLPAIAIVTISLGLIEADGVLVVAGSIASVIILVIMAGAIVTLFSWVMQWLNQFLRR; this comes from the coding sequence ATGACGGAACAAGACAAGCCTCGAAGCGTACCTCAGTTACATACCTCTGAACTATTGCAGAATCTATTGCAGCAACATTCTGGGGAGACGATTCGCTTAGGAGAATTGATCCAAAGTTTGGGCAGTCGTGCATTTGGTCCGACATTATTGCTTTGTGCATTACCGGAAGCATTACCGTTACCGATCGCAGGTGTGTCTGCGATTATTGGCACTCCATTATTTATTTTTTCCGTACAGCTCCTACTTGGATATCCTTCTCCTCAACTTCCAAAGTGGCTCTCTAATAAAACGTTTAGGCGTAAAGACTTTGAGAAAGCTGTGAGACAGATTTTGCGCTATTTGCACCGATTCGAGAAAATCATTCGTCCTCGCTGGCAGTTTGCAACAACTCCGATCGTAGAACGTTGGTTAGGATTACTCTTTGTCGTGCTTGCAGTGGTGATTATGCTGCCGATCCCGTTTGGGAATTTCTTGCCTGCGATCGCGATTGTGACGATTAGTTTGGGATTGATCGAGGCGGATGGAGTGTTGGTAGTCGCTGGCTCGATCGCATCGGTGATCATTTTGGTGATTATGGCAGGTGCGATCGTGACACTCTTCTCTTGGGTGATGCAATGGCTTAATCAATTCTTGAGACGCTGA
- a CDS encoding glucose 1-dehydrogenase (similar to AA sequence:cyanobase_aa:LBDG_28210), whose protein sequence is MKGLAGKTALITGASSGIGQAIAIRLAQEGCNIVINYRKSLEEAEETQKMALQKAPEGIKTVLIQGDVSKEDDILRMFKTTIETFGSLDILVNNAGVQTECASHEIPTEEFDRILSINLRGAFLCAREALKHFVSHNQPGTIINISSVHEIIPRPMYLSYSVSKGGMENLTKTLALEYAGRRIRVNAIAPGATVTPINEEWVEDPEKKAVVESHIPMSRAGTTEEMAAAVAFLASEDAAYITGQTLFIDGGLTLYADFREAWSA, encoded by the coding sequence ATGAAAGGACTCGCTGGAAAGACCGCGCTCATTACCGGAGCCAGTTCAGGGATCGGACAAGCGATCGCAATTCGATTGGCTCAAGAAGGCTGCAATATTGTGATCAATTACCGCAAAAGCCTCGAAGAAGCCGAAGAGACCCAAAAAATGGCACTCCAAAAAGCTCCTGAAGGGATCAAAACAGTTCTAATTCAAGGAGATGTCTCAAAAGAAGACGACATTCTGAGAATGTTCAAAACGACGATCGAGACATTCGGTAGCTTAGATATCTTAGTCAACAATGCAGGGGTACAAACCGAGTGTGCTTCACATGAAATTCCGACTGAAGAGTTCGATCGAATTCTTTCAATTAACTTACGCGGTGCATTTCTCTGTGCGCGGGAAGCTCTAAAACACTTTGTTTCACACAATCAGCCTGGAACAATTATCAATATCTCAAGTGTTCACGAAATCATTCCGCGACCGATGTATCTGAGCTATTCGGTGAGCAAAGGCGGAATGGAAAATCTAACAAAAACACTGGCGCTTGAATATGCAGGTCGTAGAATTCGGGTCAATGCGATCGCGCCGGGTGCAACTGTGACTCCAATTAATGAAGAGTGGGTCGAAGATCCAGAAAAGAAAGCCGTTGTAGAAAGTCATATCCCGATGTCTCGTGCGGGAACTACTGAGGAAATGGCTGCCGCTGTTGCCTTTCTCGCTTCAGAAGATGCCGCTTACATTACGGGGCAAACGCTGTTCATTGATGGTGGATTAACACTCTATGCGGATTTTCGCGAGGCTTGGTCGGCTTAA
- a CDS encoding hypothetical protein (similar to AA sequence:cyanobase_aa:LBDG_34900), whose amino-acid sequence MSNQAFPTRLKIGRALSLAVMTLTVGLLAAACQEAAPPTGQGGTASPGGTSPAANTGGGGLKIGSLLPSTGDLASVGQQMTAAVPLLVETVNQCGGVNGQPVTLVQVDDQTDPAAGAEGMTRLAERERVAGVVGSFASSVSTAALPIAVRNKVVLISPGSTSPVFTQQAKENKFQGYWARTAPPDTYQAQALAKLASERNLKTAGTIVINNDYGVGFEREFVKAFTALGGKITNEARPTRYDPKATTFQTEAAAAFTGNPQAVAAVLYADTGSLIVKSAYEQGRSQNSQFLLTDGVYSQDFVDKVGKGQNGQSILAGALGTVPGASGTGLAAFTKLWEEKQKRPLAAYAPHAWDAAAILVLAAQAAKSNTGEAIKNQLREVTNAPGEEVSDVCKGLELLRQGRQINYQGASGNVDIDEAGDVVGSYDVWTVGPDGKLKTIGKVNPR is encoded by the coding sequence ATGAGTAACCAGGCTTTCCCAACTCGTCTGAAAATCGGACGCGCTTTGTCTCTCGCAGTCATGACACTCACTGTTGGATTGCTGGCTGCCGCCTGTCAAGAAGCCGCCCCACCCACCGGACAAGGCGGAACCGCATCTCCAGGGGGAACCTCTCCTGCTGCAAACACTGGAGGCGGAGGCTTAAAGATTGGATCGCTCCTGCCTTCGACTGGAGATCTCGCCTCGGTTGGACAACAGATGACCGCGGCAGTTCCCCTACTGGTTGAAACCGTGAATCAGTGCGGTGGCGTGAATGGTCAGCCTGTGACCTTGGTTCAAGTGGATGACCAGACCGATCCGGCTGCGGGTGCAGAAGGGATGACCCGACTAGCAGAACGCGAACGGGTCGCAGGTGTCGTTGGCTCGTTCGCAAGTAGTGTTTCGACCGCAGCACTCCCGATCGCAGTTCGGAACAAAGTGGTGCTAATTTCTCCGGGAAGTACAAGCCCAGTGTTCACACAACAGGCGAAAGAAAACAAATTCCAAGGCTACTGGGCAAGAACGGCTCCACCGGATACCTATCAAGCACAAGCGTTGGCAAAATTGGCGAGTGAGCGCAACTTGAAAACCGCAGGCACGATCGTGATTAACAATGATTATGGCGTGGGCTTTGAGCGGGAATTTGTCAAGGCGTTTACAGCACTCGGTGGCAAGATTACGAATGAGGCAAGACCGACTCGGTACGATCCCAAAGCTACCACGTTTCAAACGGAAGCTGCGGCAGCGTTTACAGGGAATCCACAAGCCGTTGCAGCCGTCTTATATGCGGACACGGGAAGCTTGATTGTGAAGTCGGCTTATGAGCAAGGAAGAAGCCAGAATTCTCAATTCCTGCTCACAGATGGGGTTTACTCTCAGGACTTTGTGGATAAGGTTGGTAAAGGTCAGAATGGACAATCGATCCTCGCAGGTGCGCTAGGAACGGTTCCAGGAGCGAGTGGAACGGGATTAGCCGCCTTTACGAAACTGTGGGAAGAAAAACAGAAACGTCCTTTAGCGGCTTATGCGCCTCATGCTTGGGATGCTGCTGCGATTTTGGTGTTAGCCGCGCAAGCAGCGAAATCGAACACAGGGGAAGCGATCAAAAATCAGTTGCGAGAAGTGACTAATGCGCCTGGAGAAGAGGTTTCGGATGTGTGCAAAGGGTTGGAACTGTTGCGTCAAGGTAGACAAATTAACTATCAAGGGGCAAGCGGCAATGTCGATATCGATGAGGCTGGCGATGTCGTGGGTAGCTATGATGTTTGGACTGTAGGACCAGATGGCAAGCTGAAAACGATCGGGAAAGTAAATCCGAGATAA
- a CDS encoding hemerythrin HHE cation binding domain protein (similar to AA sequence:cyanobase_aa:Cyan7425_2146), with product MVTTLDDTKRLMIGERLADLKAFQSLIISNDQKLIEACPYNDVRDRLQNMLEDDQKNLGIIETVLVQYGIQPEPSAATKIFVENFEQMMARDEFTYYQKLIHHELMKHGQAMSGINIHKAAQKVGADIEIAIAPLNTVNFEGRAHQEQLKGMLEQVGVREMTGMDADQGLWARVQDAIAALSGVAGSVITQNTNKQDMNIQTLIRLDHNKVNTIFTEIGATKDPQKLQEYFGQLYKDMLAHAQAEEEVVYAKIRPFYGDENTQELYDEQAEWRPMLEEIKSIDPSSSADLFRSKIKDLMEQVGDHIRQEESTMFASIDKNCSTEEKEQMASQFKAVKTRVQQEMASM from the coding sequence ATGGTTACAACGCTAGACGATACAAAGCGATTAATGATCGGAGAACGGTTAGCAGATCTAAAAGCCTTTCAAAGTTTGATTATTTCCAATGACCAGAAGTTGATCGAAGCCTGTCCCTATAATGATGTGCGCGATCGTTTACAAAACATGCTGGAAGATGATCAAAAGAACTTAGGCATCATTGAAACGGTGCTGGTGCAATACGGCATTCAACCTGAACCGAGTGCTGCAACGAAGATTTTTGTCGAAAACTTTGAGCAAATGATGGCACGGGATGAGTTCACGTACTATCAAAAGCTGATTCACCATGAACTGATGAAGCATGGTCAAGCCATGAGCGGCATCAACATTCACAAAGCAGCACAAAAGGTGGGAGCCGATATCGAAATTGCGATCGCGCCGCTCAATACAGTGAATTTTGAAGGTCGGGCACATCAAGAACAACTCAAAGGAATGCTCGAACAAGTGGGCGTTCGTGAGATGACTGGAATGGATGCCGATCAAGGTCTTTGGGCACGAGTGCAAGATGCGATCGCGGCTTTATCTGGTGTTGCGGGCAGTGTGATCACTCAAAACACTAATAAGCAGGATATGAATATCCAAACGTTGATTCGATTGGATCACAACAAGGTCAACACGATCTTTACTGAAATCGGTGCAACGAAAGATCCACAGAAGCTACAAGAATACTTCGGTCAACTGTACAAGGATATGCTGGCTCACGCTCAAGCTGAGGAAGAAGTGGTCTATGCCAAAATTCGCCCATTCTACGGCGATGAAAACACTCAAGAACTCTACGACGAACAAGCAGAATGGCGACCGATGTTGGAAGAGATTAAATCGATCGATCCATCTTCATCGGCTGATCTGTTCCGTTCCAAAATCAAGGATTTGATGGAGCAAGTCGGCGACCACATTCGGCAGGAAGAAAGCACCATGTTTGCATCGATCGACAAAAATTGCAGTACCGAAGAGAAGGAACAAATGGCTTCTCAATTCAAAGCGGTAAAAACCAGAGTGCAACAAGAAATGGCATCTATGTAG
- a CDS encoding methylase of chemotaxis methyl-accepting protein (similar to AA sequence:cyanobase_aa:LBDG_19910): MVQTTIEAMLKQKIGLDANSIGSNAIAYVIDQRRSRCGSPNLNDYYDRLQHSPEELNALIEAVVVPETWFFRDREPFAYLKQWIQTEWRSTTKLRVLSAPCSTGEEPYSIAITLLESGLSTQQFGIDAIDISQTVLERAKKATYSKRSFRGNASANLTYFEKIGEQYQVRSHIRNTVQFVRENLVEPRFILDRHYDVIFCRNLLIYLDQESRSQVMKILDRALATPGVLFLGAVETSQVPFNTYQPVHHSGAFAYRKVERSEPAPLRIPIIQSLPPLKSFPKLPKLEQVKQCLAQGKLTEAARLCEAYLMNDRTDTNAYFLLSKIYQELKQLPQAEQALQKAIYLNPKFYDALIELAVLKEQQGDFTTAKILRARVQRLLNL, translated from the coding sequence ATGGTGCAAACAACGATTGAAGCAATGTTGAAACAGAAGATTGGATTAGATGCAAATAGTATTGGATCAAACGCGATCGCTTATGTCATTGATCAGCGTCGATCGCGCTGCGGTTCTCCCAATCTCAATGACTATTACGATCGTTTGCAACATTCACCCGAAGAACTTAATGCCTTAATTGAAGCGGTTGTTGTTCCTGAAACTTGGTTTTTTCGCGATCGAGAACCTTTTGCCTATCTAAAGCAATGGATTCAGACTGAATGGAGGTCAACTACGAAATTGCGTGTTCTTTCTGCACCTTGTTCGACCGGAGAAGAACCGTATTCGATCGCGATCACATTGCTTGAATCAGGACTATCAACACAGCAGTTTGGAATTGATGCGATCGACATTAGCCAAACTGTTTTAGAAAGAGCGAAAAAGGCAACGTATTCAAAGCGATCGTTTCGAGGAAATGCGTCTGCTAACTTGACGTACTTCGAGAAAATTGGCGAGCAATATCAAGTACGATCGCACATTCGTAATACGGTTCAATTTGTTCGAGAAAATCTTGTAGAACCTCGGTTTATTCTCGATCGACACTATGATGTGATTTTTTGTCGAAACTTGTTGATTTATCTCGATCAAGAATCGCGATCGCAAGTGATGAAAATTCTCGATCGAGCTTTAGCGACTCCTGGCGTATTGTTCTTAGGTGCAGTAGAAACATCACAAGTTCCATTCAATACTTATCAACCAGTTCATCACTCTGGTGCATTTGCTTATCGAAAAGTAGAGCGATCAGAACCCGCACCGCTCAGAATCCCAATTATTCAATCGTTACCGCCACTAAAGTCATTTCCAAAGCTTCCGAAATTAGAGCAAGTAAAACAATGTTTGGCACAAGGGAAACTCACCGAAGCAGCACGACTTTGTGAAGCTTATCTAATGAACGATCGAACCGATACAAACGCTTACTTTCTTCTCAGCAAAATCTATCAGGAACTTAAACAACTTCCTCAAGCAGAACAAGCTTTACAAAAAGCGATTTATCTTAATCCTAAATTCTATGATGCCTTGATTGAATTAGCAGTGTTGAAAGAGCAACAAGGAGATTTTACAACCGCAAAGATTCTCAGAGCAAGAGTTCAAAGACTTCTCAATTTATAA
- a CDS encoding small-conductance mechanosensitive channel (similar to AA sequence:cyanobase_aa:LBDG_40740) has protein sequence MELQELFNGIVVRGLSGELSEFFSTKLFTFGGKQFSIGSVVEILIQVVIVLIIANLTKQLLKERVFPGFGLNVGTRESLSTIVSYIVTVIGFFVVVETTGINLSSLTVFAGAIGIGFGIGLQNITSNFISGITLLFEQPVKVGDYIEVDQMAGVVEEISVRSTTIRTINGVHVIVPNSRVLENSVVNWNYRDPESRLVIPVSVVDESDSLTVMEALLAAARQEPRVLTLPSPEVYFKGLDVENSMLKFELLVWIDHPIEMDSIKSALYFLIEAEFRDRDLDTKAAPTDIVLNDLPTIVQLLQNKTHQNGSATPVMQPEKPISGWLLRDLLKKVSYFQHCSDVELRQVIEKGYRKRLAAGEVIARENDPGDSFYLILSGAVEVVVESIDRQVAVRRAGEFIGEMSLLLGTPRSATLRTVEDTILFVVDHGNLQSLLSSHQGLADQIAEELSHRQETLKSIGVTVMEATKEESRFELIRKQIRSIFDL, from the coding sequence ATGGAATTACAAGAACTCTTCAATGGAATCGTTGTTCGAGGCTTGTCTGGAGAGTTATCTGAGTTTTTTTCGACCAAACTATTTACATTTGGTGGAAAGCAATTCTCGATCGGCTCTGTGGTCGAGATTCTGATTCAAGTTGTGATTGTTCTGATTATTGCGAATCTAACGAAGCAACTTCTGAAAGAGAGAGTGTTTCCAGGGTTCGGGCTGAATGTCGGAACTCGCGAGTCACTTTCTACGATCGTGAGCTATATCGTTACGGTTATTGGATTTTTCGTTGTTGTTGAAACGACTGGAATTAATCTGAGTTCTCTTACCGTATTTGCAGGTGCGATCGGGATTGGGTTTGGGATTGGTTTGCAGAACATCACGAGCAATTTTATTAGTGGCATCACATTGTTGTTTGAGCAGCCTGTGAAGGTCGGTGACTATATTGAAGTCGATCAAATGGCGGGAGTTGTTGAAGAAATTTCGGTTCGCAGTACAACGATTCGGACGATCAATGGGGTGCATGTGATTGTGCCTAATAGTCGAGTGCTTGAGAATAGTGTGGTGAACTGGAACTATCGTGATCCAGAATCTCGATTAGTGATCCCGGTTTCAGTCGTAGATGAGAGTGATTCTCTGACTGTGATGGAAGCATTGTTGGCGGCTGCACGTCAGGAACCGAGAGTGTTAACTTTGCCATCCCCAGAGGTTTATTTCAAGGGATTAGATGTTGAGAATTCCATGCTGAAGTTTGAACTATTAGTGTGGATTGATCACCCGATCGAGATGGATTCGATTAAAAGTGCATTGTATTTTTTGATTGAAGCAGAGTTTCGCGATCGCGATCTCGACACCAAAGCGGCTCCGACTGATATTGTGCTGAACGATTTACCTACAATTGTTCAACTCTTACAAAATAAAACTCATCAAAATGGTTCAGCAACTCCAGTCATGCAGCCTGAAAAGCCGATTAGTGGTTGGCTTCTGCGCGATTTGCTGAAGAAAGTAAGCTATTTTCAACATTGTTCTGATGTAGAGCTTCGACAGGTGATCGAGAAAGGCTATCGTAAGCGATTGGCAGCGGGTGAAGTGATTGCACGAGAAAATGATCCAGGAGATTCGTTTTATCTCATTTTGTCGGGTGCGGTTGAAGTCGTGGTGGAATCTATCGATCGACAAGTTGCGGTTCGACGTGCGGGTGAATTTATCGGAGAGATGTCGCTTTTGTTGGGAACGCCTCGGAGTGCCACTTTACGCACAGTTGAGGATACGATTCTGTTCGTCGTAGATCATGGAAATCTTCAAAGCTTGCTCAGTAGTCATCAGGGATTGGCGGATCAAATTGCTGAGGAACTATCGCATCGGCAGGAGACACTTAAAAGTATCGGTGTGACTGTGATGGAAGCGACGAAAGAAGAATCGCGGTTTGAATTGATTCGGAAACAGATTCGATCGATCTTTGATCTGTAA
- a CDS encoding CheW protein (similar to AA sequence:cyanobase_aa:PCC8801_1438) — MLLLLFHLDEDTYAIDSTHVIEVLPIVMLRKVYQVPAHVSGVFRYRNCIVPVVDLCKLIRGEASRSRFSTRIIMVRYQTRNGEDAYVGLLAERVTETLNLPDLKPTEQSHDGSYLGEVLMHDSEMIQRFRWESLITDVQNAALISGGAC, encoded by the coding sequence ATGTTACTGCTGCTTTTCCATCTTGATGAAGATACTTATGCGATCGATAGCACTCATGTGATTGAAGTGTTGCCGATCGTGATGCTGCGAAAAGTTTATCAAGTGCCTGCTCATGTTTCAGGCGTGTTTCGATATCGTAATTGCATTGTGCCTGTGGTGGATCTTTGTAAGCTGATTCGGGGTGAAGCTTCTCGATCGAGGTTTAGTACTCGCATCATTATGGTTCGATATCAGACTAGAAATGGTGAAGATGCTTATGTAGGATTGTTAGCCGAACGAGTAACTGAAACACTTAATTTACCTGATCTCAAGCCCACAGAACAAAGCCATGATGGTTCTTATCTCGGTGAAGTCTTAATGCACGATAGTGAAATGATTCAGCGATTTCGGTGGGAATCTTTGATCACTGATGTTCAGAATGCAGCACTAATTTCGGGAGGGGCTTGTTGA